A section of the Callithrix jacchus isolate 240 chromosome 14, calJac240_pri, whole genome shotgun sequence genome encodes:
- the ATP6V1C2 gene encoding V-type proton ATPase subunit C 2 isoform X12, giving the protein MSWGNSTPLLKVDLTTFVTHFEWDMAKYPAKQPLVSVVDTIAKQLAQIETDLKSRTAAYNTLKTNLENLEKKSMSLGQLSFCEKRKWYIVERKLETTDEGLTLIEALAVGCLASCQKGNLFTRTLSDIVNKEDFVLDSEYLVTLLVIVPKPNYSQWQKTYESLSDMVVPRSTKLITEDKEGGLFTVTLFRKVIEDFKSKARENKFTVREFYYDEKEIKREREEMARLLSDKKQQYQTSCVALKKGSSTFPDHKVKVTPLGNPDRPAAGQSDRERESEGEGEGPLLRWLKVNFSEAFIAWIHIKALRVFVESVLRHLWRSRDCNSVIKTIFLMSTSISTLVFLTRKASWHLSHVRADCYSHLFPLARECLTCLIELRFFSEKLLTKVSDSCIYFFFKLQ; this is encoded by the exons TTGACTTAACCACCTTTGTGACCCACTTTGAATGGGACATGGCCAAATATCCTGCCAAGCAGCCACTCGTGAGCGTGGTGGACACCATAGCCAAG CAACTGGCGCAGATCGAGACGGACCTGAAGTCTCGAACAGCAGCCTACAACACTCTGAAGACAAACCTGGAGAACCTGGAGAAGAAATCCAT GTCACTGGGCCAGCTGTCTttttgtgaaaaaagaaaatggtacatAGTGGAAAGAAAGTTAGAAACCACAGATGAAGGACTCACTTTAATAGAAGCCCTTGCTGTTGGATGCCTGGCTTCGTGTCAGAA GGGGAACCTCTTCACCCGGACACTGAGCGATATTGTGAACAAAGAGGACTTCGTGCTGGATTCTGAGTATCTCGTCACGCTTCTGGTCATTGTCCCCAA ACCAAACTACTCACAATGGCAAAAAACCTACGAATCTCTCTCAGACATGGTGGTCCCTCGATCGACCAA ACTCATTACTGAGGACAAGGAGGGCGGCCTTTTCACTGTGACTCTGTTTCGAAAAGTGATTGAAGATTTCAAAAGCAAAGCCAGAGAAAACAA GTTCACTGTTCGTGAATTTTACTAtgatgagaaagaaattaaaagggaaagggaggagatGGCCCGATTGCTGTCTGATAAGAAGCAACAGTAT CAAACTTCCTGTGTTGCTCTTAAAAAGGGATCATCCACCTTCCCGGACCACAAGGTTAAGGTAACCCCGCTAGGTAACCCCGATAGGCCCGCTGCGGGGCAgagcgacagagagagagagagtgagggcgAGGGTGAG GGCCCCCTGCTGCGCTGGCTCAAGGTGAACTTCAGCGAAGCCTTCATTGCCTGGATCCACATCAAGGCCCTGAGAGTGTTCGTGGAGTCCGTGCTCAG GCATCTGTGGAGATCCCGGGACTGCAACTCAGTAATCAAGACTATTTTCCTTATGTCTACTTCCATATCGACCTTAGTCTTCTTGACTAGAAAGGCCAGCTGGCACCTGTCTCATGTTCGTGCAGACTGTTACAGCCACCTCTTTCCTTTAGCCAGAGAATGCCTCACATGTCTTATAGAActaagatttttttcagagaaattgCTCACAAAAGTTAGTGacagttgtatttattttttttttaagttacaataA
- the ATP6V1C2 gene encoding V-type proton ATPase subunit C 2 isoform X17 — translation MSWGNSTPLLKVDLTTFVTHFEWDMAKYPAKQPLVSVVDTIAKQLAQIETDLKSRTAAYNTLKTNLENLEKKSMGNLFTRTLSDIVNKEDFVLDSEYLVTLLVIVPKPNYSQWQKTYESLSDMVVPRSTKLITEDKEGGLFTVTLFRKVIEDFKSKARENKFTVREFYYDEKEIKREREEMARLLSDKKQQYQTSCVALKKGSSTFPDHKVKVTPLGNPDRPAAGQSDRERESEGEGEGPLLRWLKVNFSEAFIAWIHIKALRVFVESVLRHLWRSRDCNSVIKTIFLMSTSISTLVFLTRKASWHLSHVRADCYSHLFPLARECLTCLIELRFFSEKLLTKVSDSCIYFFFKLQ, via the exons TTGACTTAACCACCTTTGTGACCCACTTTGAATGGGACATGGCCAAATATCCTGCCAAGCAGCCACTCGTGAGCGTGGTGGACACCATAGCCAAG CAACTGGCGCAGATCGAGACGGACCTGAAGTCTCGAACAGCAGCCTACAACACTCTGAAGACAAACCTGGAGAACCTGGAGAAGAAATCCAT GGGGAACCTCTTCACCCGGACACTGAGCGATATTGTGAACAAAGAGGACTTCGTGCTGGATTCTGAGTATCTCGTCACGCTTCTGGTCATTGTCCCCAA ACCAAACTACTCACAATGGCAAAAAACCTACGAATCTCTCTCAGACATGGTGGTCCCTCGATCGACCAA ACTCATTACTGAGGACAAGGAGGGCGGCCTTTTCACTGTGACTCTGTTTCGAAAAGTGATTGAAGATTTCAAAAGCAAAGCCAGAGAAAACAA GTTCACTGTTCGTGAATTTTACTAtgatgagaaagaaattaaaagggaaagggaggagatGGCCCGATTGCTGTCTGATAAGAAGCAACAGTAT CAAACTTCCTGTGTTGCTCTTAAAAAGGGATCATCCACCTTCCCGGACCACAAGGTTAAGGTAACCCCGCTAGGTAACCCCGATAGGCCCGCTGCGGGGCAgagcgacagagagagagagagtgagggcgAGGGTGAG GGCCCCCTGCTGCGCTGGCTCAAGGTGAACTTCAGCGAAGCCTTCATTGCCTGGATCCACATCAAGGCCCTGAGAGTGTTCGTGGAGTCCGTGCTCAG GCATCTGTGGAGATCCCGGGACTGCAACTCAGTAATCAAGACTATTTTCCTTATGTCTACTTCCATATCGACCTTAGTCTTCTTGACTAGAAAGGCCAGCTGGCACCTGTCTCATGTTCGTGCAGACTGTTACAGCCACCTCTTTCCTTTAGCCAGAGAATGCCTCACATGTCTTATAGAActaagatttttttcagagaaattgCTCACAAAAGTTAGTGacagttgtatttattttttttttaagttacaataA
- the ATP6V1C2 gene encoding V-type proton ATPase subunit C 2 isoform X16 has product MAKYPAKQPLVSVVDTIAKQLAQIETDLKSRTAAYNTLKTNLENLEKKSMSLGQLSFCEKRKWYIVERKLETTDEGLTLIEALAVGCLASCQKGNLFTRTLSDIVNKEDFVLDSEYLVTLLVIVPKPNYSQWQKTYESLSDMVVPRSTKLITEDKEGGLFTVTLFRKVIEDFKSKARENKFTVREFYYDEKEIKREREEMARLLSDKKQQYQTSCVALKKGSSTFPDHKVKVTPLGNPDRPAAGQSDRERESEGEGEGPLLRWLKVNFSEAFIAWIHIKALRVFVESVLRHLWRSRDCNSVIKTIFLMSTSISTLVFLTRKASWHLSHVRADCYSHLFPLARECLTCLIELRFFSEKLLTKVSDSCIYFFFKLQ; this is encoded by the exons ATGGCCAAATATCCTGCCAAGCAGCCACTCGTGAGCGTGGTGGACACCATAGCCAAG CAACTGGCGCAGATCGAGACGGACCTGAAGTCTCGAACAGCAGCCTACAACACTCTGAAGACAAACCTGGAGAACCTGGAGAAGAAATCCAT GTCACTGGGCCAGCTGTCTttttgtgaaaaaagaaaatggtacatAGTGGAAAGAAAGTTAGAAACCACAGATGAAGGACTCACTTTAATAGAAGCCCTTGCTGTTGGATGCCTGGCTTCGTGTCAGAA GGGGAACCTCTTCACCCGGACACTGAGCGATATTGTGAACAAAGAGGACTTCGTGCTGGATTCTGAGTATCTCGTCACGCTTCTGGTCATTGTCCCCAA ACCAAACTACTCACAATGGCAAAAAACCTACGAATCTCTCTCAGACATGGTGGTCCCTCGATCGACCAA ACTCATTACTGAGGACAAGGAGGGCGGCCTTTTCACTGTGACTCTGTTTCGAAAAGTGATTGAAGATTTCAAAAGCAAAGCCAGAGAAAACAA GTTCACTGTTCGTGAATTTTACTAtgatgagaaagaaattaaaagggaaagggaggagatGGCCCGATTGCTGTCTGATAAGAAGCAACAGTAT CAAACTTCCTGTGTTGCTCTTAAAAAGGGATCATCCACCTTCCCGGACCACAAGGTTAAGGTAACCCCGCTAGGTAACCCCGATAGGCCCGCTGCGGGGCAgagcgacagagagagagagagtgagggcgAGGGTGAG GGCCCCCTGCTGCGCTGGCTCAAGGTGAACTTCAGCGAAGCCTTCATTGCCTGGATCCACATCAAGGCCCTGAGAGTGTTCGTGGAGTCCGTGCTCAG GCATCTGTGGAGATCCCGGGACTGCAACTCAGTAATCAAGACTATTTTCCTTATGTCTACTTCCATATCGACCTTAGTCTTCTTGACTAGAAAGGCCAGCTGGCACCTGTCTCATGTTCGTGCAGACTGTTACAGCCACCTCTTTCCTTTAGCCAGAGAATGCCTCACATGTCTTATAGAActaagatttttttcagagaaattgCTCACAAAAGTTAGTGacagttgtatttattttttttttaagttacaataA